Proteins co-encoded in one Spirochaeta lutea genomic window:
- a CDS encoding sugar ABC transporter ATP-binding protein, translating into MQGICKSFPGVRALHNVSFTLRKGEVHALMGENGAGKSTLIKVMTGVYEKDAGQIEIEDQAIHFRSPQDAQNFGVGTVYQEITLCPNLTVAENMFIGRGRYAFVNWRQMNRRAVELLASLSIPARPTQQLSSCSLAVQQMIAIARAVDMDCKILVLDEPTSSLDEDEVNKLFALMRELKSRGVGIIFVTHFLDQVYEISDRITVLRNGEFIGEYEAENLPQIDLISKMMGKELDNVSKISNTQTLEGDTSTPVLEASELSSAAGVRPFDFSIRKGEVNGFTGLLGSGRSESVRAIYAADKVTGGQVSMHGKDVKITKPLDAMKLGIGYLPEDRKGDGIIEDLSVRDNIILALQVMKGFFKPLSRSEAETFADQYIKSLNIKTASTETPIKCLSGGNQQKVILARWLLTHPEYLILDEPTRGIDVGTKVEIQKLVLRLAKDGVSVTFISSEIEEMLRTCSRLIVMKDRAIVGELKGNDLTQNDVMQVIAGGGAQP; encoded by the coding sequence ATGCAGGGAATCTGTAAGTCCTTTCCCGGGGTCCGGGCCCTGCACAATGTCAGTTTTACCCTTAGAAAAGGGGAGGTCCACGCCCTCATGGGCGAGAATGGCGCGGGAAAATCCACCCTGATCAAGGTGATGACCGGGGTTTACGAGAAGGATGCCGGCCAGATAGAGATAGAGGACCAGGCCATCCATTTCCGGTCTCCCCAGGATGCCCAGAACTTCGGCGTCGGAACCGTGTATCAGGAAATCACCCTCTGCCCGAACCTGACGGTGGCAGAGAATATGTTCATCGGCCGGGGGCGGTACGCCTTTGTGAACTGGCGGCAGATGAACCGGCGCGCCGTGGAGCTGTTGGCCTCATTGAGCATACCCGCACGGCCGACCCAACAGCTTTCCAGCTGCTCCTTGGCGGTCCAGCAGATGATTGCCATCGCCCGGGCCGTGGATATGGATTGCAAGATCCTCGTCCTGGACGAACCGACCTCATCCCTGGATGAGGACGAGGTGAATAAACTCTTTGCCCTCATGAGGGAATTGAAGTCCAGGGGGGTCGGGATTATCTTTGTGACCCATTTTCTGGACCAGGTCTATGAAATCAGCGACCGGATTACCGTCCTGCGAAACGGCGAGTTCATCGGCGAATACGAGGCAGAAAATCTGCCCCAGATTGATCTCATCTCCAAAATGATGGGAAAAGAATTAGACAACGTTTCAAAAATCAGCAATACACAAACCCTGGAAGGGGACACGAGTACACCGGTCTTGGAGGCTTCAGAGTTGTCCAGCGCTGCAGGGGTGCGCCCCTTTGATTTTTCCATCCGCAAGGGAGAGGTAAACGGGTTCACCGGACTGTTAGGATCGGGACGCAGCGAAAGCGTCAGGGCAATCTATGCCGCAGACAAGGTGACCGGCGGACAGGTAAGCATGCACGGGAAGGACGTGAAAATCACCAAACCCCTGGATGCCATGAAGCTTGGTATCGGCTACCTGCCCGAGGATCGCAAGGGAGACGGCATTATTGAGGATCTCTCCGTTCGGGATAATATCATTCTTGCCCTCCAGGTCATGAAGGGCTTTTTTAAACCCCTTTCCCGGAGCGAGGCCGAGACCTTTGCCGACCAGTACATAAAGAGCCTGAACATAAAAACGGCATCCACCGAAACCCCGATCAAATGTCTCTCCGGGGGCAACCAGCAGAAGGTCATCCTGGCCCGATGGCTTCTGACCCATCCCGAGTACCTCATCCTGGATGAACCCACCCGGGGCATCGATGTGGGAACCAAGGTGGAAATCCAGAAGCTCGTACTCCGTCTTGCGAAAGACGGGGTCAGCGTCACCTTTATTTCCTCAGAAATTGAGGAGATGCTGCGCACCTGTTCCCGGCTCATCGTCATGAAGGACCGGGCCATCGTTGGTGAACTGAAGGGGAATGATCT